One Pseudonocardia sediminis DNA window includes the following coding sequences:
- a CDS encoding GNAT family N-acetyltransferase: protein MSAVPVLRPARPADLPAIGALMAASVRAHFPSHYDARQTASAAVHIARPDPVLVDDGTYYVHDAGGRIVACGGWSVRAKLFAGPSDDPDDDPLRRIDPATESARIRAMFVDDGWTRRGLGRDIVETSARAAAAAGFTTVVLVATLPGVALYESCGFVARRPVPIVHPDGVQLDGLMMDRPAAVRPG from the coding sequence ATGTCCGCGGTTCCCGTCCTGCGTCCGGCCCGCCCGGCCGACCTCCCCGCGATCGGGGCGCTGATGGCGGCCTCGGTCCGCGCGCACTTCCCGTCGCACTACGACGCGCGCCAGACCGCCAGCGCCGCCGTCCACATCGCCCGCCCCGACCCCGTCCTGGTCGACGACGGCACCTACTACGTGCACGACGCCGGCGGCCGGATCGTCGCCTGCGGTGGATGGAGCGTGCGCGCCAAGCTGTTCGCCGGGCCGAGCGACGACCCCGACGACGACCCCCTGCGCCGGATCGACCCGGCGACCGAGTCCGCCCGGATCCGCGCGATGTTCGTCGACGACGGGTGGACCCGCCGCGGTCTCGGCCGCGACATCGTCGAGACGAGCGCCCGGGCCGCCGCCGCGGCCGGGTTCACCACGGTGGTGCTGGTCGCGACGCTGCCGGGGGTGGCGCTCTACGAGTCCTGCGGGTTCGTCGCCCGGCGGCCCGTTCCGATCGTGCATCCCGACGGCGTGCAGCTCGACGGGCTGATGATGGACCGTCCCGCCGCCGTCCGGCCGGGCTGA
- a CDS encoding RNA polymerase sigma factor, giving the protein MGSNHVSARSERAQVAAADSAARSDSTVEETSSPAPRTRRAAGATKTAAKPGTRTAAKPAAKTGPATRGGAKKPAAKKGATKTAEGTEEVELEEGELAAPEDGELVEEVAVDIEADLAEVAADPAVEVVADDDDDDDDGEAETNTGANRQAPTTRSSQQKSADFVWDEEESEALRQARKDAELTASADSVRAYLKQIGKVALLNAEEEVELAKRIEAGLYGAERLRRAFDAGEKVSPQLRRDLRWIVRDGERAKNHLLEANLRLVVSLAKRYTGRGMAFLDLIQEGNLGLIRAVEKFDYTKGYKFSTYATWWIRQAITRAMADQARTIRIPVHMVEVINKLGRIQRELLQDLGREPTPEELAKEMDITPEKVLEIQQYAREPISLDQTIGDEGDSQLGDFIEDSEAVVAVDAVSFTLLQDQLQSVLATLSEREAGVVRLRFGLTDGQPRTLDEIGQVYGVTRERIRQIESKTMSKLRHPSRSQVLRDYLD; this is encoded by the coding sequence ATCGGATCGAACCACGTCAGCGCACGTAGCGAGAGGGCCCAGGTGGCAGCCGCAGACTCCGCAGCACGCAGCGACTCGACCGTCGAGGAGACGTCGAGTCCCGCACCCCGTACCCGTCGAGCGGCCGGGGCGACCAAGACGGCCGCCAAGCCCGGGACACGCACCGCCGCCAAGCCGGCCGCGAAGACCGGCCCGGCGACCCGTGGGGGCGCGAAGAAGCCCGCCGCGAAGAAGGGCGCGACCAAGACCGCCGAGGGCACCGAGGAGGTCGAGCTCGAGGAGGGTGAGCTCGCGGCCCCCGAGGACGGCGAGCTCGTCGAGGAGGTCGCCGTCGACATCGAGGCCGACCTGGCCGAGGTCGCCGCGGACCCCGCCGTCGAGGTGGTGGCCGACGATGACGACGATGATGACGACGGCGAGGCCGAGACCAACACCGGCGCCAACCGTCAGGCCCCGACGACCCGCTCGTCGCAGCAGAAGTCGGCCGACTTCGTCTGGGACGAGGAGGAGTCCGAGGCCCTGCGGCAGGCCCGCAAGGACGCCGAGCTCACCGCCTCGGCCGACTCGGTCCGCGCCTACCTCAAGCAGATCGGCAAGGTGGCACTGCTCAACGCCGAGGAGGAGGTCGAGCTCGCCAAGCGGATCGAGGCCGGCCTCTACGGCGCCGAGCGTCTGCGCCGCGCGTTCGACGCCGGCGAGAAGGTCTCCCCGCAGCTGCGGCGTGACCTGCGTTGGATCGTCCGCGACGGCGAGCGCGCCAAGAACCACCTGCTCGAGGCGAACCTCCGTCTCGTCGTCTCCCTGGCCAAGCGCTACACCGGCCGCGGCATGGCGTTCCTGGACCTGATCCAGGAAGGCAACCTGGGCCTGATCCGTGCGGTCGAGAAGTTCGACTACACCAAGGGCTACAAGTTCTCCACGTACGCGACGTGGTGGATCCGTCAGGCGATCACCCGCGCGATGGCCGACCAGGCCCGCACCATCCGCATCCCGGTGCACATGGTGGAGGTCATCAACAAGCTCGGCCGTATACAGCGTGAGTTGCTCCAGGATCTCGGGCGCGAGCCCACTCCCGAGGAGCTCGCCAAGGAGATGGACATCACCCCGGAGAAGGTGCTGGAGATCCAGCAGTACGCCCGGGAGCCCATCTCGCTGGACCAGACGATCGGCGACGAGGGCGACTCGCAGCTCGGTGACTTCATCGAGGACAGCGAGGCCGTGGTGGCCGTCGACGCGGTCAGCTTCACGCTGCTGCAGGACCAGCTCCAGTCGGTGCTGGCGACGCTGTCCGAGCGCGAGGCCGGCGTGGTGCGCCTGCGCTTCGGGCTCACCGACGGCCAGCCGCGCACGCTGGACGAGATCGGCCAGGTCTACGGGGTCACCCGTGAGCGCATCCGGCAGATCGAGTCCAAGACGATGTCGAAGCTGCGTCACCCGTCGCGGTCGCAGGTTCTGCGCGACTATCTCGACTGA
- a CDS encoding CHRD domain-containing protein, translated as MGHKSIRKWTVCAVVAAAGLTLTASPALAEDAPVPPPATFTSTLTASATPQTVVDDAGKPSPGQTGAKGTFTLKLNSQMNIVCYEIMVMGVTPPFASPARTATHLQEGQPNESGNPRMVFPDPQGPPGGPMTSKGCLQGPFTTGVIVNGVDTGTGFDVKKLEANPAAWFVDTHTQQFRNGALRGQLSKTG; from the coding sequence ATGGGGCACAAGTCGATCAGGAAGTGGACGGTGTGCGCGGTGGTCGCCGCGGCGGGGCTGACGCTCACCGCGTCACCGGCGCTGGCCGAGGACGCGCCGGTGCCGCCGCCGGCCACGTTCACCAGCACGCTGACCGCGTCGGCGACGCCGCAGACCGTCGTCGACGACGCCGGGAAGCCGTCGCCGGGGCAGACCGGGGCGAAGGGCACGTTCACCCTGAAGCTGAACAGCCAGATGAACATCGTCTGTTACGAGATCATGGTGATGGGGGTGACGCCGCCGTTCGCCAGCCCGGCGCGGACCGCGACGCACCTACAGGAGGGCCAGCCCAACGAGAGCGGCAACCCGCGGATGGTGTTCCCGGACCCGCAGGGCCCGCCCGGCGGACCGATGACCAGCAAGGGCTGCCTGCAGGGCCCGTTCACCACCGGCGTGATCGTGAACGGCGTCGACACCGGCACCGGTTTCGACGTCAAGAAGCTCGAGGCGAACCCGGCGGCATGGTTCGTCGACACCCACACCCAGCAGTTCCGCAACGGTGCGCTGCGCGGGCAGCTGTCCAAGACCGGCTGA
- a CDS encoding ATP-binding cassette domain-containing protein, with amino-acid sequence MRAQPLTWRRLSGPAATFATVVAVVAAAAETAAATVTGRIAAGPTAALIATLGALLLGAALLDTVGRVVFSTVVGRAEGRLRADLLDAALAQPLTALEDQAVGELLDRVDDDSRQLGTLLRRVGWETGRAVLRSVLAWIVAGLVWWPAWIAFPLAAALVVAVARPLTPLIARCKVAEEVAWSDHSAQLEEAVAGQDDVRTALGQPHVVRGYVVRAAVVLDRVRATCRASTVVGLRTGFVMHALLGAVVLGGVVLVAGDPGGIAALVSLWLLVSAFVGQIDQIVDRMPEIQAGLGALTRVSSLLSAAREPDGGAPFPSGDAGLELRGLTAGYEGGFRLRGIDLTVPAGTTCALVGRTGSGKSTVTRVLSRAIAPPPGQVLLGGRDVTTVALDELRGAVGVVTQRTEILAATLAENVTLFADVGRERVASAMASLGLTDWVATLPHGLDTRLGSGGLTLSGGEEQLVAFARLLVRDVAVVVLDEATARMDPRTEERVTRAAQALLEGRTGIVVAHRLSTVRRADSVAVLEDGHVVQQGERARLAVTPGRFADLLADAGDETGGRSGDDGADRADRADRADRADRADRAATGGRGTDGDRPDGSDRDETGDGPGTMRRAVRRPPAVPPSVTPPPLWRTVARLLVAHPRWGLLGGLAFMLATVGGATGAITGWLWGLVVEGLQEGAATDGALPWVPALALTGVLLLFPVWIAIAFRTYPRWWAAATLRMRLAVLRGQTMQHRPVRTPPGEVVARALDSDRMVLYVDRWVDVINSAVVVLVTGLVSGDPRAAAVIGGFLLLCSGVAAIGAPFAGRAGRIAADARARFGTALGSALEGVRTVKLAAATGAVRGHLDAVDGQRVRATIREQRIRTLLDGVPGLLVQGAVVLTWSLHLSGTWSLATALLVTTALSGSGFLGQVCAAVVTEAPIARRWLGAVAPFAGPADLTRLPPGVDLVTGTAPSPASVDREPLQRLSLEKVTAVHDDGTVGVEGVDLDVDAGSLVLLTGQVGSGKSSLLAGLAGLVGHEGVIRWNGREVADPQEFLRPGQVAYVAQLPRVLSGTFDDNITLGHRRPVAESVDAARLGRDVDAAGGTGAMVGHRGIRLSGGQVQRLAMARALATEAELIVADDVSSALDVRTEIELWAALRRRGTTVVGASTTRAALARADRVVVLEDGRIAAEGPWDELSHRWGHLAG; translated from the coding sequence GTGCGTGCGCAGCCGCTGACGTGGCGACGGCTGAGTGGGCCGGCCGCGACGTTCGCGACGGTCGTCGCCGTCGTGGCGGCCGCGGCGGAGACGGCCGCGGCGACGGTGACCGGCCGGATCGCCGCCGGCCCCACCGCGGCGCTGATCGCGACGCTCGGCGCGCTGCTGCTCGGGGCGGCGTTGCTGGACACGGTCGGGCGGGTGGTGTTCTCCACCGTCGTCGGACGCGCGGAGGGACGGCTGCGGGCCGACCTGCTCGACGCCGCGCTGGCCCAGCCGCTGACCGCGCTGGAGGACCAGGCTGTCGGCGAGCTGCTCGACCGGGTCGACGACGACTCCCGTCAGCTGGGCACGCTGCTGCGCCGGGTCGGGTGGGAGACCGGGCGCGCCGTGCTGCGGTCGGTGCTGGCCTGGATCGTCGCGGGTCTGGTCTGGTGGCCGGCGTGGATCGCGTTCCCGCTGGCCGCGGCCCTGGTGGTGGCCGTGGCGCGGCCCCTGACCCCGCTCATCGCGCGCTGCAAGGTCGCCGAGGAGGTCGCCTGGTCCGACCACTCCGCGCAGCTGGAGGAGGCCGTCGCGGGACAGGACGACGTGCGCACCGCGCTCGGTCAGCCACACGTCGTCCGCGGCTACGTCGTCCGGGCCGCCGTGGTGCTGGACCGGGTGCGGGCCACCTGCCGTGCCTCCACGGTGGTCGGGCTGCGCACCGGGTTCGTCATGCACGCGCTGCTCGGGGCCGTGGTCCTGGGCGGGGTGGTCCTGGTGGCCGGCGACCCGGGCGGGATCGCGGCCCTGGTGTCGCTGTGGCTGCTGGTCTCGGCGTTCGTCGGGCAGATCGACCAGATCGTCGACCGGATGCCGGAGATCCAGGCCGGGCTGGGCGCGCTGACCCGGGTGTCGTCGCTGCTCTCGGCGGCCCGTGAGCCCGACGGCGGCGCCCCGTTCCCCTCCGGTGACGCCGGTCTGGAGCTGCGCGGTCTGACCGCCGGGTACGAGGGCGGGTTCCGGTTGCGCGGCATCGACCTGACCGTCCCCGCGGGCACCACGTGCGCGCTGGTCGGGCGCACCGGGTCGGGCAAGTCCACGGTCACCCGGGTGCTGTCCCGAGCCATCGCGCCGCCACCCGGGCAGGTGCTGCTCGGGGGCCGCGACGTCACCACGGTCGCGCTGGACGAGCTGCGCGGCGCCGTCGGCGTCGTCACCCAGCGCACCGAGATCCTGGCCGCGACGCTGGCCGAGAACGTGACGCTGTTCGCCGACGTCGGGCGCGAACGCGTCGCGTCCGCGATGGCCTCGCTCGGGCTCACCGACTGGGTGGCCACCCTGCCGCACGGCCTCGACACGCGGCTCGGCAGCGGCGGGCTGACGCTGTCCGGCGGGGAGGAGCAGCTCGTCGCGTTCGCACGACTGCTGGTCCGTGACGTCGCCGTCGTCGTCCTGGACGAGGCCACCGCGCGGATGGACCCGCGCACCGAGGAGCGGGTCACCCGGGCCGCACAGGCGCTGCTGGAGGGCCGGACCGGGATCGTCGTGGCGCACCGGCTGTCGACCGTGCGCCGCGCCGACTCGGTCGCGGTGCTCGAGGACGGACATGTGGTCCAGCAGGGCGAGCGGGCCCGCCTGGCCGTCACCCCCGGCCGGTTCGCCGACCTGCTGGCCGACGCCGGCGACGAGACCGGCGGCCGGTCCGGAGACGATGGCGCCGACCGGGCCGACCGGGCCGACCGGGCCGACCGGGCCGACCGGGCCGACCGCGCGGCGACGGGCGGCCGCGGGACGGACGGGGACCGACCGGACGGGAGTGATCGGGACGAGACGGGTGACGGTCCGGGAACGATGCGACGTGCCGTACGGCGCCCGCCCGCGGTGCCACCGTCGGTCACCCCTCCCCCGCTGTGGCGCACGGTGGCGCGGCTCCTCGTCGCGCACCCGCGCTGGGGCCTGCTCGGCGGGCTGGCGTTCATGCTGGCCACCGTCGGTGGCGCGACCGGTGCGATCACCGGCTGGTTGTGGGGCCTGGTCGTCGAGGGGCTGCAGGAGGGCGCCGCCACGGACGGGGCCCTCCCGTGGGTTCCCGCGCTGGCGCTGACCGGCGTGCTGCTGCTGTTCCCGGTGTGGATCGCGATCGCGTTCCGTACCTACCCGCGGTGGTGGGCGGCGGCGACGCTGCGGATGCGCCTCGCGGTGCTGCGCGGGCAGACCATGCAGCACCGGCCGGTCCGGACACCGCCCGGTGAGGTGGTGGCCCGCGCCCTGGACTCCGACCGGATGGTGCTCTACGTCGACCGCTGGGTGGACGTGATCAACTCCGCCGTGGTCGTGCTGGTGACCGGCCTGGTCTCCGGGGACCCGCGGGCCGCCGCGGTGATCGGCGGGTTCCTGCTGCTCTGCTCGGGGGTCGCCGCGATCGGGGCGCCGTTCGCCGGTCGGGCGGGCCGGATCGCCGCCGACGCGCGGGCCCGGTTCGGGACCGCGCTCGGGTCGGCGCTGGAGGGCGTCCGCACGGTCAAGCTCGCCGCCGCCACCGGAGCCGTCCGCGGGCACCTGGACGCGGTCGACGGTCAGCGGGTGCGGGCCACCATCCGCGAGCAGCGGATCCGGACCCTGCTCGACGGGGTGCCCGGACTCCTGGTGCAGGGCGCGGTCGTCCTCACCTGGTCGCTGCACCTGTCCGGGACCTGGAGCCTGGCGACGGCGCTGCTGGTGACGACGGCGCTGAGCGGGTCCGGGTTCCTGGGGCAGGTGTGCGCGGCGGTGGTCACCGAGGCTCCGATCGCCCGTCGCTGGCTGGGCGCGGTGGCCCCGTTCGCGGGTCCCGCGGACCTCACCCGCCTCCCGCCGGGGGTCGACCTCGTCACCGGGACGGCGCCGTCCCCGGCGTCGGTGGACCGCGAGCCGTTGCAGCGGCTGTCGCTGGAGAAGGTCACCGCGGTGCACGACGACGGCACGGTCGGCGTCGAGGGCGTCGACCTCGACGTGGACGCCGGGTCGCTGGTGCTGCTCACCGGGCAGGTCGGATCGGGCAAGTCCAGCCTGCTGGCGGGGCTCGCCGGGCTGGTCGGGCACGAGGGCGTGATCCGGTGGAACGGCCGCGAGGTCGCCGACCCGCAGGAGTTCCTCCGCCCGGGGCAGGTCGCCTACGTGGCCCAGCTGCCGCGGGTGCTGTCGGGCACGTTCGACGACAACATCACCCTCGGGCACCGGCGCCCGGTCGCCGAGTCGGTCGACGCCGCGCGGCTCGGCCGTGACGTCGACGCCGCCGGGGGCACCGGCGCCATGGTCGGGCACCGCGGAATCCGCCTGTCCGGCGGGCAGGTGCAGCGCCTGGCGATGGCGCGGGCGCTGGCCACCGAGGCCGAGCTGATCGTCGCCGACGACGTGTCGTCGGCCCTGGACGTGCGCACCGAGATCGAGCTGTGGGCGGCGCTGCGCCGCCGCGGCACGACGGTCGTCGGCGCCAGCACCACGCGGGCGGCCCTGGCCCGGGCCGACCGGGTCGTCGTGCTGGAGGACGGCCGGATCGCCGCGGAGGGGCCGTGGGACGAGCTGTCGCACCGGTGGGGGCATCTGGCCGGGTGA
- a CDS encoding HNH endonuclease signature motif containing protein, producing MAAENVVGRTALDGTVLPPRLPATTEVFDAGRTSLRHVEVVAKVLGTRAAERLSPEVWAAAEAQIGAKTSEYTPNELQVWGTALVDKLDQDGPEPDDDRPEPEVNELRIVRHRNRPGGKITGRFDDAAMFDTIATVIDAKSKPTSSDETREPAQRQAEALAEVCAFALSHGPTGLVPETGGRRPQISVIISLEDLEKRAKTGMLDFGGRTSPETLRMMACDSAVIPIVFDGKGQPLDVGRATRTIPDGLRRAVIARDRGCAHPGCDRPPSWCEVHHVIPWEEHGKTKIDNLVMLCRQHHRLIHHPGWDVRIRDGPPEFLPPAWIDPTRTPRRQPTTVGIPAPRRTEPSAPAAGTDGPPRVRVADLDDLFGVSAR from the coding sequence ATGGCCGCGGAGAACGTGGTCGGCAGGACCGCCCTCGACGGCACCGTCCTGCCGCCGCGCCTGCCCGCCACGACTGAGGTGTTCGACGCCGGACGCACGAGCCTGCGTCACGTCGAGGTCGTGGCGAAGGTCCTCGGGACCCGCGCGGCCGAACGGTTGTCCCCTGAGGTGTGGGCGGCCGCGGAAGCACAGATCGGCGCAAAGACCTCCGAGTACACCCCGAACGAGCTGCAGGTGTGGGGCACGGCGCTGGTCGACAAGCTCGACCAGGACGGTCCCGAGCCCGACGACGACCGCCCCGAACCCGAGGTCAACGAGCTGCGGATCGTGCGGCATCGGAACCGGCCGGGAGGGAAGATCACTGGGCGCTTCGATGACGCGGCCATGTTCGACACGATCGCCACGGTGATCGATGCGAAGTCCAAGCCCACCTCCTCGGACGAGACTCGCGAGCCGGCGCAGCGCCAGGCCGAGGCCTTGGCCGAGGTGTGCGCCTTCGCGTTGTCGCACGGTCCGACGGGGCTGGTGCCGGAGACCGGAGGGCGTCGCCCGCAGATCTCGGTGATCATCTCGCTGGAGGACCTGGAGAAGCGCGCGAAGACCGGGATGCTGGACTTCGGTGGGCGCACCTCACCGGAGACGCTGCGGATGATGGCGTGTGACTCCGCGGTCATCCCCATCGTGTTCGACGGGAAGGGTCAGCCCCTCGACGTGGGCCGGGCGACCCGGACGATCCCCGACGGTCTCCGCCGGGCGGTGATCGCCCGCGACCGCGGATGCGCCCATCCCGGATGTGACCGGCCACCGTCATGGTGCGAGGTCCACCACGTCATCCCGTGGGAAGAACACGGCAAAACCAAGATCGACAACCTGGTGATGCTGTGTCGACAGCATCATCGGCTGATCCACCATCCCGGATGGGACGTCCGGATCCGCGACGGACCACCGGAGTTCCTGCCACCGGCCTGGATCGACCCGACCCGCACACCACGTCGTCAGCCCACGACTGTCGGCATCCCCGCGCCCCGACGCACGGAGCCGTCCGCCCCGGCAGCCGGGACGGACGGCCCTCCGAGAGTGCGCGTCGCCGACCTCGACGACCTCTTCGGCGTGTCCGCTCGATGA
- a CDS encoding SCO6745 family protein, whose protein sequence is MITAEESGAVAGILEPLHSMIYFVPEADERYVAAGLESGRMGYFAPRAAPLGPVGAGLVAALFYNFAPDVVAQFLPAAWSRASPADLVAARYDAADAALHRVFGAEALAAPEIAEAAGLARTAALACPVEGRPMAAALLDLDWPAAPHMALWHGVSIVREHRGDGHFTACGSRGLSGIEALVTFTATGTGYVMPFARESRGWTGQQWDDAEAALRDRGLLDSSGALTGQGWELRARVESDTDALGHRPWAALGSDGTARLGEVGGRMVAAMLAGGVFPEGRFGPDSPRNPARARRG, encoded by the coding sequence GTGATCACCGCCGAGGAGTCGGGTGCCGTCGCGGGCATCCTCGAACCGCTGCACTCGATGATCTACTTCGTACCCGAGGCCGACGAGCGCTACGTCGCCGCCGGGCTGGAGTCCGGCCGGATGGGGTACTTCGCGCCCCGGGCGGCTCCGCTGGGCCCGGTCGGTGCCGGGCTCGTGGCGGCGTTGTTCTACAACTTCGCCCCGGACGTCGTCGCGCAGTTCCTGCCCGCCGCCTGGTCGCGGGCCTCGCCGGCTGATCTGGTCGCGGCCCGCTACGACGCCGCCGACGCGGCGTTGCACCGGGTGTTCGGGGCCGAGGCGCTCGCGGCGCCGGAGATCGCCGAGGCGGCCGGTCTCGCCCGCACCGCGGCGCTCGCGTGCCCGGTGGAGGGCCGGCCGATGGCGGCGGCACTGCTGGACCTGGACTGGCCGGCCGCGCCGCACATGGCGCTCTGGCACGGCGTGTCGATCGTGCGCGAGCACCGCGGGGACGGGCACTTCACGGCGTGCGGGTCCCGGGGGCTGAGCGGGATCGAGGCGCTGGTGACGTTCACCGCGACCGGGACCGGCTACGTGATGCCGTTCGCGCGGGAGAGCCGCGGCTGGACGGGGCAGCAGTGGGACGACGCCGAGGCCGCGTTGCGTGACCGCGGCCTGCTCGACTCCTCCGGTGCGCTGACCGGGCAGGGGTGGGAGCTGCGGGCCCGGGTGGAGTCCGACACCGACGCCCTGGGGCACCGGCCGTGGGCCGCACTCGGCAGCGACGGCACCGCGCGGCTCGGCGAGGTCGGCGGCCGGATGGTGGCGGCGATGCTGGCCGGCGGGGTGTTCCCGGAGGGACGCTTCGGCCCGGACTCACCCCGCAACCCCGCCCGGGCCCGGCGGGGCTGA